The window GTGGCCGATGTATGCCGCCTGTTTGCCCCAGCCCATGAAATGCTCGCCCAGACCGGCCTCGCGAGCCTTACGAACTGCCAGGTCGTAAAGCTCTCCTGCCGTGACGCCGGGCCTGGCCCGCTCCGCCACCAGGGCGGCTATTTCTTCTGCCACTTTCTGGGCCCGGAGAAGCTCCGCCGGTGTCGACCCGGCAAAATACACTTTGGTCTTGTCCACCAGGTAGTCGCCGTAGACCCCCGCGTAATCGATGAGCAGGGGCTCCCCGGCCTGCCATACGCGGGTACCGGCCCCCAGAGGATATAGGGCGGATAGGCCGCGCCCGGTGAGTGTCCAAGGATAGCCGGCGGCGTAGGCCGCGTGGGGGCCGGCGGCCACCAGGCCTATGGGGAGCCCCTGCTCGTACCCCCGGTACCGCACCCGGCCCTGGTGCCCGCGGCGCCGGGCGTAACCTTCCAGATCAGCCGCAATTTCCAGCTCGGTCATCCCCGGAACTATCTTTTCTTCGATGTACTGGAAAACCTCTTTATGTTGAGCGGCGGAATGCCGCAGGGCGGCCAGCTCCGGCTCGGATTTAACCATGCGTAAGGAGCGCAACTCCCCGCTGATGTCCTCCCACTGGACCTCCGGGAATACCTGCCGGTAGCGGGAAAAAAGCTTCCAGGATATTACATCCATCTCGG of the Thermanaeromonas sp. C210 genome contains:
- a CDS encoding M24 family metallopeptidase, whose amino-acid sequence is MEIPKMLREEFGRRLTLFQERLCDRGLDGALLFQAADLFYLTGTAQEAHLFVPQAGEPCLLVYQDEARARRETVWDTVIPLANFREIPLHLADLGYRRLLRLGTEMDVISWKLFSRYRQVFPEVQWEDISGELRSLRMVKSEPELAALRHSAAQHKEVFQYIEEKIVPGMTELEIAADLEGYARRRGHQGRVRYRGYEQGLPIGLVAAGPHAAYAAGYPWTLTGRGLSALYPLGAGTRVWQAGEPLLIDYAGVYGDYLVDKTKVYFAGSTPAELLRAQKVAEEIAALVAERARPGVTAGELYDLAVRKAREAGLGEHFMGWGKQAAYIGHGVGLELNEWPVLARGDRTVLAAGMVIAIEPKFVFPGQGAVGLEETYVVTPQGARPLA